From a single Staphylococcus epidermidis genomic region:
- the pepF gene encoding oligoendopeptidase F, which translates to MSEGLPLREEVPVKETWDLKDLFTSDQAFYQTLEQVVQMSLDFNHTYYQKLNNIETIEKALDEYERILIEIDRLYNYPELRLSVDTSNEEAQKVNAKLNTTSGKLAGLLSFVDSEILELPDEIISELRSQTKYPHFIKQLQDRKPYQLSADVEKVLATLTPTLRSPFELYGTTKSLDINFESFDYEGVTYPLDYATFENEYEDHPSPEFRRKSFRAFSDALRQYQHTTAATYNMQVQQEKIEADLRGYDSVIDYLLQDQEVTKDMFDRQIDVIMSDLAPVMQKYAKIIQRVHNLDKMRFEDLKISIDPNFEPEISIEESKKYIYGALKVLGDDYVKMLESAYDYRWIDFAQNKGKDTGAYCASPYITHSYVFISWTGKMAETFVLAHELGHAGHFTLAQNHQNLLESEASMYFVEAPSTMNEMLMANYLFNSSNNPRFKRWVIGSILSRTYYHNMVTHLLEAAYQREVYSRVDNGESLTAPLLNEIMLNTYKAFFGDTVEMTDGVELTWMRQPHYYMGLYSYTYSAGLTIGTVVSQCIKKEGQPAVDRWLKTLQAGGSQSPIELAQIAGVDITTDAPLKETINYISNLVDELEVLTYQIKENS; encoded by the coding sequence ATGAGTGAAGGTTTACCTTTGAGAGAAGAAGTTCCGGTAAAAGAAACTTGGGATTTGAAAGATTTATTTACAAGTGATCAAGCATTCTATCAAACATTGGAACAAGTAGTACAAATGTCTTTAGATTTTAATCATACATATTATCAGAAACTTAATAACATAGAAACAATAGAAAAGGCATTAGATGAATATGAAAGGATACTTATAGAAATAGATCGTTTATATAATTATCCAGAACTTAGATTAAGCGTTGATACGTCTAATGAAGAAGCACAAAAAGTTAACGCAAAACTTAATACGACTTCTGGAAAACTTGCTGGTTTATTATCTTTTGTTGATTCCGAGATTTTGGAGTTACCCGATGAGATAATAAGCGAATTGAGGTCTCAAACAAAATACCCTCATTTTATTAAACAACTTCAAGATCGTAAGCCTTATCAATTATCTGCTGATGTTGAAAAAGTATTAGCTACATTAACACCAACATTGAGAAGTCCGTTTGAATTGTATGGTACTACAAAGAGTTTGGATATTAATTTTGAATCGTTTGATTATGAGGGTGTTACCTATCCATTGGATTATGCAACATTTGAAAATGAATATGAAGATCATCCATCTCCTGAATTTAGACGTAAAAGTTTTAGAGCTTTTAGTGATGCATTACGACAATATCAACATACGACGGCCGCAACATATAATATGCAAGTCCAACAAGAAAAGATTGAAGCGGATTTACGAGGATATGATTCTGTTATTGATTATCTACTACAAGATCAAGAAGTAACAAAAGATATGTTCGATAGACAAATTGATGTCATTATGAGTGATTTAGCCCCAGTTATGCAAAAGTATGCAAAAATTATTCAACGTGTACATAACCTGGATAAAATGCGATTTGAGGATTTAAAAATTTCAATAGACCCTAACTTTGAACCAGAAATATCAATTGAAGAATCGAAAAAATACATTTATGGAGCGCTCAAAGTACTTGGTGATGATTATGTCAAAATGTTAGAGTCTGCCTATGATTACCGTTGGATTGATTTTGCTCAGAATAAAGGAAAAGATACTGGAGCATATTGTGCAAGTCCATACATTACACATTCATATGTATTTATTTCATGGACTGGGAAAATGGCTGAAACATTCGTTCTTGCGCATGAATTAGGACATGCAGGTCATTTTACATTAGCGCAGAATCATCAAAATTTGTTGGAATCTGAAGCGTCTATGTATTTTGTAGAAGCACCTTCCACAATGAATGAAATGTTGATGGCAAATTACTTATTTAATAGTAGTAATAATCCTCGATTTAAACGTTGGGTTATTGGTTCGATTTTATCTCGAACTTATTATCATAATATGGTTACCCACCTTTTAGAAGCAGCTTATCAACGTGAAGTGTATAGCCGAGTCGACAATGGAGAGTCATTAACTGCCCCACTGCTAAATGAAATAATGTTGAACACTTATAAAGCATTTTTCGGTGACACTGTTGAAATGACAGATGGGGTTGAATTAACATGGATGAGACAACCACATTATTATATGGGATTGTACTCATATACGTACTCTGCTGGATTGACAATTGGTACAGTTGTATCACAATGTATCAAGAAAGAAGGTCAACCTGCTGTTGATCGCTGGTTAAAAACGCTACAAGCTGGTGGTAGTCAATCTCCAATTGAATTGGCGCAAATAGCTGGCGTTGATATTACGACTGACGCCCCTTTAAAAGAGACAATTAACTATATTTCAAATTTAGTAGATGAATTAGAAGTATTAACATATCAAATAAAAGAAAATTCATAA
- the nikB gene encoding nickel ABC transporter permease → MFKMIIYKLSQMIVVLFILTTITFILMKLSPGNPVDKILHLDISHVSNEQIETTENKLGLNNPIFIQWWDWLNQLFHFDLGTSYQTSEPVIREIANYLGPTLIITFGTLIVSLVISIPLGIIAAVYYHKIWDRIIRVMTSLSVSLPSFFIGLILLYIFSLKLNILPTSDEGRFVSYILPIITMSIGMCAYYIRFIRSTLLEQYQTPIVESSRLRGMPERYILFQDILKPTILPIIPLLGLSIGSLIGGTVVIENLFDIPGLGYFLVDSIKSRDYPVIQGCVLFIGFFVVIINTIADLLSLLIDPKQRYAITQKETSKFKWFNSHRKEGRNDEV, encoded by the coding sequence ATGTTTAAAATGATAATTTATAAACTTTCACAAATGATTGTCGTACTATTTATATTAACTACAATCACATTTATATTAATGAAACTCTCTCCAGGTAATCCTGTAGACAAAATTTTACATCTTGATATTTCGCATGTATCTAATGAGCAAATAGAAACGACAGAGAATAAGCTTGGCTTAAATAATCCTATTTTTATTCAATGGTGGGACTGGTTAAATCAATTGTTTCATTTTGATTTAGGAACAAGTTATCAAACAAGCGAGCCTGTAATTAGGGAAATAGCAAATTATCTTGGTCCTACACTTATTATTACTTTTGGTACGCTTATAGTGTCATTAGTTATTTCTATACCATTAGGGATTATAGCAGCGGTTTACTACCATAAAATTTGGGATAGGATAATCCGTGTTATGACATCATTATCCGTAAGCCTACCATCATTTTTTATCGGTCTTATCTTATTATATATATTTAGCTTGAAGTTGAATATTTTACCAACTTCAGATGAGGGGCGTTTCGTTTCATATATTTTACCAATAATTACCATGAGTATTGGAATGTGTGCTTATTATATTCGATTTATTCGTTCTACTTTATTAGAACAATATCAAACACCTATAGTTGAATCGTCTCGTCTCAGAGGTATGCCCGAAAGATATATACTTTTTCAAGATATCCTTAAACCTACGATACTACCAATCATACCTCTATTAGGATTATCCATTGGTAGTTTGATAGGTGGAACAGTAGTCATTGAAAATTTATTTGATATTCCTGGGTTAGGCTATTTTTTAGTTGACAGTATAAAGTCGAGAGATTATCCAGTCATTCAAGGTTGTGTATTATTTATTGGTTTCTTTGTAGTGATTATAAACACAATTGCAGATTTACTTTCATTACTTATCGATCCTAAACAACGTTATGCTATTACTCAGAAAGAAACATCAAAGTTTAAATGGTTTAATTCACATAGAAAAGAAGGTCGTAACGATGAAGTTTAA
- the nikC gene encoding nickel transporter permease: MKFKLSKKNTIFFIFTVYIICLIVLQFIINDEAAYQVHLSNSFEPMSMNHLLGTDDYGRDLFSRLVVGSRATLFVTLLTLLFTVVVGVPLGLLAGYKKGWIDTIIMRIIDIGLSIPEFVIMIALASFFHPSLWNLVIAITIIKWMNYTRVTRGIVNTEMNQSYIQMAQFFNVSTLNILFKHLLPKVLPSIFVIMIVDFGKIILYISSLSFLGLGAQPPSPEWGAMLQAGREFITSHPIMIIAPASLISGTILIFNLTGDAVRDRLLEQRGVKVETFNNKKSKHQ; encoded by the coding sequence ATGAAGTTTAAGTTGTCAAAGAAAAACACTATATTTTTCATTTTTACGGTCTATATTATATGTCTTATTGTATTGCAATTTATAATCAATGATGAAGCTGCGTATCAGGTACATTTGTCAAACTCATTTGAACCTATGAGTATGAATCATTTACTTGGCACAGATGATTACGGACGTGATTTATTCAGTCGTTTAGTCGTGGGCTCTCGTGCAACATTGTTTGTTACACTACTTACTTTACTTTTCACTGTAGTGGTTGGAGTACCTTTAGGGTTACTTGCAGGCTATAAAAAAGGTTGGATTGATACGATTATCATGCGAATTATTGATATAGGATTAAGCATACCAGAATTCGTTATTATGATTGCCTTAGCAAGTTTTTTTCATCCTAGTCTTTGGAATTTAGTAATAGCTATTACAATCATAAAATGGATGAATTATACTCGCGTGACAAGAGGGATTGTCAATACCGAAATGAATCAATCGTATATACAGATGGCACAATTTTTTAATGTCTCAACTTTGAATATCTTATTTAAACACTTATTACCAAAAGTTTTACCATCTATATTTGTTATTATGATAGTTGATTTTGGAAAAATCATTTTATACATTAGTTCATTATCATTTTTAGGTTTAGGTGCACAACCACCATCTCCAGAGTGGGGGGCAATGTTACAAGCAGGGCGTGAATTTATTACTTCACATCCTATCATGATTATCGCTCCAGCATCTTTGATATCAGGTACAATATTGATATTTAATTTAACTGGTGATGCTGTAAGAGATCGTTTATTAGAACAAAGAGGTGTAAAAGTTGAAACTTTTAACAATAAAAAATCTAAACATCAATGA
- a CDS encoding ATP-binding cassette domain-containing protein: MKLLTIKNLNINDKEGQAIIKNVDLNIYNQSLNVIIGESGAGKSLTVKAILNHLPTQLHMSFDEFKMQGQNTSGIKQLLGKHIGYISQNYAQSFNEYTRLDKQLIAIYRYHFNVSKDNALKKIKKALTWVNLNDESIINKYSFQLSGGQLERVNIASVLMLDPELIIADEPVASLDVVNGHQIMQLLQHIVKDHHNTVLLITHNMNHVLKYADYFNVMRNGMMIESGEIDKLFNHHHLHRYTEQLLNYRSKLQKEDNI; this comes from the coding sequence TTGAAACTTTTAACAATAAAAAATCTAAACATCAATGATAAAGAAGGGCAAGCAATTATTAAAAATGTCGACTTAAATATATATAATCAATCTCTAAATGTCATTATAGGTGAAAGTGGTGCTGGAAAAAGTTTGACTGTTAAAGCAATATTAAATCATTTACCTACTCAGTTACATATGAGTTTCGATGAATTTAAAATGCAAGGTCAAAATACTTCTGGTATCAAGCAACTTTTAGGTAAACATATCGGCTATATCTCTCAAAATTATGCTCAAAGTTTTAATGAATATACTCGTTTGGATAAACAACTTATAGCTATATATCGTTATCATTTTAATGTTTCTAAGGATAATGCATTGAAAAAGATAAAAAAAGCTTTAACTTGGGTTAACTTAAATGATGAATCAATCATTAATAAATATAGTTTCCAACTTTCAGGAGGACAATTAGAGCGAGTTAATATTGCTAGCGTTTTAATGTTAGATCCAGAATTAATTATTGCAGATGAACCTGTTGCATCTTTAGATGTAGTGAACGGTCATCAAATAATGCAACTCCTTCAACACATTGTTAAAGATCATCATAATACTGTATTACTTATCACTCATAACATGAATCATGTCCTCAAATATGCTGATTATTTTAATGTAATGAGAAATGGCATGATGATTGAATCTGGAGAAATAGACAAATTATTTAATCACCATCATCTTCATCGGTATACAGAACAATTATTAAACTATAGAAGCAAGCTGCAAAAGGAGGACA